In Candidatus Manganitrophus morganii, the genomic window CGAAGAGGCCCCTTCTAACCGATGAATTCGAAAGCGTTCTACTGGCATGGGACTTGCTTTTTTCCTAATACAGAGTCGGCGAAGAGGAACTGTTCCTCTCATCTCAGAAACGAACTTTATATGGAGTAGAGGTCGATTATGAATTGCCCAAGATGCTCAGGATCGATGGTCCACGAGAACTTCTACGGTCTGGAAGATGAATATGCATGGTTTTATCCGGGCTGGAGATGTGTTTACTGCGGTGAGATCGTGGACAAAGTGATCCTATCTAACCGCAAGGTCGTCAGCCGTCCTCATCGACGGGCTGCCTAGTCGTTCATTGAGCGAGCGGAGAGGAGAGAATGGACGCTCCTGTCAACGAAAGCGCCATGATCCGCCATCCTCAATCGACGCCGATTCCCTGGGTCTTCAAGCTGATCTTGGGAAGCGGGGAGAGGGCTCTCGATCCATTATGAGGGCCAAGGGGATGATCTTCCCCCTTATCCATAAAGCAGGCAAAAAAATGATTTCGCGACGAAGGAGAAGCGTCCGGATCGCGAAGTGGAACGGAACAACGGGTCATTTCTTGTAGATACTATCAAGTGAAACGCGGTCGTCGGCTGACCAATACACGATTGGTCCAGAGAACGCACACAAAAACGTATCGACGGAATGTATCGCGGTGTTCAAAAACTTCTCCAAAAGGTATCAGCGTGCCATCGGCCCATCGTATCGTAGCCGCCTCTCAACAAAAACGAATCATCGCGATGACAGACCGGATCAATCGATTTCTCTTGTTGAGAGTGTAAGGAGGCTTCGAATGAAAGGGTTTGGTTGAAGACAGAGAACGTGACTTTTAGTGTCGAGTATCACGCGACCTTCTGGGACTTCAGGGAGAATATCGACAATGTCGCCGTACGCGCCGCCCTCCCCGATCTTGAGACGAACAACTACACGGTGCGCGGCGCGCTTACGTTCCTGTTCCACCAATCACAAGGAGAAACACCATGAAAGAGACACTCAGCAAGCTGTTGATTTTTATTCTGCTTATTGGAGCGACAACCGGTTGTGCCAGCTGGCGGGACCACGATACGGAAAGCGCGCCGACCGATCGCGGCGCGGGGACTACGACCCAAACCGATGATGCGGCGTTGACCGCAAAGGTGAAGGCGAAGCTCCTCTCCGATGATGTTCTGAACGGGATGAATATCGACGTCGATACCCAAAATGGGGTTGTCTTCCTGAACGGGGTGGTTGATAGTCAGGACCAGAAGCGGAAGGCGATCGAGTTGGCCCAGAACACGGAAGGGGTCCGGGAGGTCGAAGACAATCTGAAGGTCGGTCGTTTCGAGGGCTCTTCTTCAGAAGAGTCTGGTACCACGTTGCCTGTGAATCTACTGGAAGATCTAGGATAGTCCTTTGACGCGGGGGCGGTCGTTTCGGCCGCCCCCGCGTTTTGATCCACATTTCCAATCTGGAGAAAAAAAGATGCGGATGATTCATTATGCCTTATTGATGGCGCTCTGCATCGGAATGATCGGGTGTGCCTCCCATCTAAAGAAGGGGACGGAAGAACGGGTAGACGACACCGCCATCACCTCCCGGATCCGGGCGAAGTTGGCCAATGACGCAACCCTCCATCTCTTCCGGATCCATGTCGACAGCCGCCAAGGGGTCGTCACCCTTTCCGGTATGCTCCCGTCGGAAGACCGGAAACGCCGGGCGGCGGAGATTGCGGCGGGGGTGACCGGCGTTCGGCAGGTTGAGAATCTCCTGCGGGTGGGGGAGACGAAGCGGGGAGATCGATTTGAGGATGCGGTGATCGCCTCCACGATCACATCGCGATTGATTCAAAATCCAATGACCCACGCGCTTGCCATCGACGTTGAGGCGGAAAAAGGGAAGGTGATCTTGTCCGGTCGCGTTCAGAGTGAACGGGAAAAGAAAGAAGCGGAACGGATTGCCCGGAATACAAGCGGGGTTCTTTCGGTTGAAAATCAGTTAGAGATCCTCGAATAGGAAAAATTTCGGATGCTCTCATGAAACCGCGCTATCGAAGGGTTTTCTTTCTAGGGGCGCTCTTCTTATTTACGATCGTGGCCCCCGTGCTGATTCTCGGCGCGAGCGGATACCGGTATGATTTTCAGGGGCAGGCGCTGGTTCCGACGGGAACCCTTGTTTTGAAATCGTATCCGGAGGGGGCGAAAATACGCATCAACCAACGGGAAGGGACCGATCGGACGCCGGCTGAGATTCAGGGCCTGCTTCCCTCATGGTATGTCTTGGAGGTGAATTCGGAAGATTTCCGTCCCTGGCGAAAAGAGGTGGAGATTCAGGCGAATCGAATTACCGTCGAGGATCAGATTTTATTGATTCCGAAACGGATCGCCTTTTCCTCCGTGTCGGCGAAAGAAATTCGGACCTTCGCCGTCTCGCCGGACGGTCGGAAGCTGATCTATGTCCACCGAAAAAGTGCGGAGGAGGCGGAGTCCCTCTGGCTCTTCGATTTGGACAGAGGAGAGGAGCGACTCCTTTTCCCGGATACCGATCAAACAGGGTCGCTCTCTGCCGAAGATTCCATCGATCGCCTCCTTTGGCTGGCGGACGGCCGGGGGGTGGCCTTTTCCGTTTCGGGCTCTCGATCGAAACGATATTTTATCCTGGCCGTCAGGGAGGGTGAAGAACGGGAGAGGCCGTTTGAATGGACCCCGCCCGAACGAGGAGAGGTTGATCATTGGAAATGGACCCAAAGCGGACTTCATCTCTTCTTCATGCAAGGGAAATCGCTCTATCGGGCCGATTATGAAACAAGATCGATCGCTCAGGCGACCCCCGACCGTGTCCAAGGATATGCCCTTCTTGAAAATTACCTCTACTTTGTGACGGCCTCCCCGCCAGTTCTTTTCAGGCAAGATCTTGTGACTGGCGAGCGGACCCCGCTGGCGGAGCTTCCGATCGAACCGGTCGAAAGAAATAATCCCGAGCGCCTCGTCGTCTCGCCCCAAGGAAAAATCGCTTTGATCGATCGCCACCATATTCTCTGGCTCATCGACGACGTTCCCTCCGCGGTCCCTCTGCCGGTCGCGTCCGGGGTTCAAACGGTCCTCTTCAATGGAGACGGGAAACGCCTTCTCTATCAGACAAAACAGGGGATCTTTATTTATCACCTTGAGGAGGGAAAGACCTTGGGGGGGCGGGAAGCCGGTTCTTTTGAAACGGCCGTCCGGCGGAAAGGAACGGTCATTGCGCCGGTCTGGTATAGCGATCAATTCCACATTCTCTACGGTGTCGGGGATACCGTTTATATTACGGAGATCGGCGGACAAGCTCCTCCCAATACCTATCCGCTTTTCCGCATTCCCGGCGAAGCCCCCCAATTTGTTTATCACGATAACGATCAGGTCACCTTTCTCTTTCGAAAACGGCTTTACCAGGCGGATCTCTCCTTTGGAAG contains:
- a CDS encoding PEGA domain-containing protein; the protein is MKPRYRRVFFLGALFLFTIVAPVLILGASGYRYDFQGQALVPTGTLVLKSYPEGAKIRINQREGTDRTPAEIQGLLPSWYVLEVNSEDFRPWRKEVEIQANRITVEDQILLIPKRIAFSSVSAKEIRTFAVSPDGRKLIYVHRKSAEEAESLWLFDLDRGEERLLFPDTDQTGSLSAEDSIDRLLWLADGRGVAFSVSGSRSKRYFILAVREGEERERPFEWTPPERGEVDHWKWTQSGLHLFFMQGKSLYRADYETRSIAQATPDRVQGYALLENYLYFVTASPPVLFRQDLVTGERTPLAELPIEPVERNNPERLVVSPQGKIALIDRHHILWLIDDVPSAVPLPVASGVQTVLFNGDGKRLLYQTKQGIFIYHLEEGKTLGGREAGSFETAVRRKGTVIAPVWYSDQFHILYGVGDTVYITEIGGQAPPNTYPLFRIPGEAPQFVYHDNDQVTFLFRKRLYQADLSFGRPRSTLLGSRL
- a CDS encoding BON domain-containing protein, with amino-acid sequence MRMIHYALLMALCIGMIGCASHLKKGTEERVDDTAITSRIRAKLANDATLHLFRIHVDSRQGVVTLSGMLPSEDRKRRAAEIAAGVTGVRQVENLLRVGETKRGDRFEDAVIASTITSRLIQNPMTHALAIDVEAEKGKVILSGRVQSEREKKEAERIARNTSGVLSVENQLEILE
- a CDS encoding BON domain-containing protein, whose translation is MKETLSKLLIFILLIGATTGCASWRDHDTESAPTDRGAGTTTQTDDAALTAKVKAKLLSDDVLNGMNIDVDTQNGVVFLNGVVDSQDQKRKAIELAQNTEGVREVEDNLKVGRFEGSSSEESGTTLPVNLLEDLG